From Erigeron canadensis isolate Cc75 chromosome 5, C_canadensis_v1, whole genome shotgun sequence:
TGTATAGCACAAGGATGAACTGGATGCAGGGGAGAGACAAAGAAGGATTggtattcaagaaattcaatATTGGCAATGACTTGCCATCGATGATTACGCTGATGACGACAGTTCAGTGATGAACCATGGTTCAATTGAACAGGATGGATGTTTGTTTGGACACTGGACCATCAGCATTCACTGTGGCAGCACGGATGGCGTGATCTCCGGTCCCTCGATGTCAATAGCATTGCCAGGAGGCAGCAGTAAATGTCAAATGCAAAAGTTGATGACACGGGGGGTTTGAAATTACAAGAGTTGACATAGAAAATGCATTAACAAGAGGATGGATGGATGATTTGCGGACagaaaaaaaaggtaagttGGAACCGACGACATTCAGATAGGTACAACCGGTCAACTACAATACCAGGCCTagctgctatatatatatatgtatttgtggGTTCATGTTTACCATATAAAGACATACAAGGTCATTAGCATAACAAACATATCTATCTTATTTTGCAAAATCACCAGCAGCGAAGCAGTAATATGGTAAACCACATAAAAAACAAATGCAAATTCCCGTCATACAGATAAGACATGTTCATGAAACTCGCACAATCCGGTTATTTATATCCTTTGAATTCCGTCTATTTTGTAACAGTGGCCCGAAAGAATTTAAGACCTAAAAATAGTCATTAGCATGACAATGACTTATAATCAGATCACAAAATTGTCCCTGAGAAACTACAACCAGTATAGCATCTCCAAGCAATATACACCTAAGAAGTAACCCTATTAACCATGGCAGGCATTCAAATGGTTAAGATGGCCTGCCCAACTACAGATTATAAACATAAGAGTCAATAGTCTATGTCATCCAACTGAATTTGTTAATTGAACTAATctgtataaatttttaaaatagataaacaGCACTCAGTTGAGACATGAtaactttttacattttaacttcacTCATGTGGTCGGTCATAAACAGTGGGGCAATCAATATTTCATTCCAAAACTTCATTTGCTTGCAAACCAACCACACATACCTGATCAAATCAGAAaaccatatacatataaactaaAATTCTTTGTTCCGACACACAAACTGAAAACTCTCCGGGTGTCATTCGGGATGTCACATCAAATTTGTAGCATATGAAATCATTTTGGATCATCCAACACTAAGACATGAAGTGTTAATAATTCAAGCATtttcaaaatgaaaattttaaccAAGTCTGAAATTTGAAGTGAATAATAAAATCGCTTATACAAGACGAAAGTAATTTACTTCACCTTAACCAATGACAAGTTGTCTCTCCGTGTTGTAGACGTGTAGTACATTAGTTGGTTGATCCACCCCGCGGCTTTTAATGCGATCATCTATTTGAGATTAGTTACTGGATTAATATACAAATTCATTTATCTGATCAACCAAAAGCAGGGAGTCCATATAAGAGCACATAAAGAAGGAATCATGGTCTCCGTTAATGCGAAGATCATCAATGACTTCTGAGTTAGGATCGTACATTTCAAGTTTGGCTTCGTATCCTTGTTGAGATTTTGTTGCGAGTATAATTTCACCGGTCCGCCTAAATCCTAGTAATGTCACTATTGAGGCATGTGGCACGTTGATGTTGTATAGCTTTGTAAACGATCTATTAACACCTTGCTCCTTCATCATCCACAAACAACAAACTTCCTCAACCTCTCGATGGCATTCAAGTAGAACAAGAGACTCATGTAGCTTAGATATAGTCTGAATCGTACAACTCGGGTTTGTTAAACTATCGGTGAGATTTATCTCTTTAAATGCTTTGGTAGTCAAATCAAATGACATGATCAAAAAAGGTGATTGAGATCGGCCATGTTTAGTAACAAGCATATCAGAAGCAACCCAATAGATAAACCTATCGATAACAACCTGAGGCCATTCAAGTTTAACTGAATTGCGGGGCCGTTTGGTAGATAGAATACTCCAAGTCCGAGTGCTCAAAGTGAAAACTCGAACTCTCCAAGGGACGGTAATgctaaacatatttttaattttcttcttaCAACATTTGATAATAGTAGGATCACAAGTCAGAGGACAAACCCCAAAACCAATAACAACATCAAAATTATCAAAgtctttattattatacatagaTGGCACTTGAACACCAACAGATTTTTTAGCTGATGGATTCCAAAGAAGAGCCATTTCTACGCAAGAGGAATCCTCATCGGGATATTCGTTATGTCCGATAAAACACAGCAAACCGTTACAGCTACCGACTACAGTCGGGTCGTACTTATAAATCTTAAAGAGATCGGGAATTGGGGGAAGAAAAGGTTGTTTGGCAAAACTATCATCATTATTGCTATCAACTAAATTTAGATATCTGACGTCATCGGGATCATAAGTAACCGAATACCTTACAATAAATCCATGGGGCTGAGGATGACGAACACCGTAAGAAATAATGAAATCGGGACTGTCGATCAAACGCTTCCATGGTTTTGAAACAGACCGGCAACTGATTAACGGCCTCAAAGGAAGCCTTTTCAAGATTTCTTCTTGAATTTCTAGAGGTATATATTCCGACattatcttcattttttttttttttaaacgcgTAAGATATGTCATATCGTTTTTCAGAGTGGGAGTACtttgataaaaatgaattttaCGTAATTCTCTCATGTTTTATCTAAGTTAGATGTTGAATGCTTTACCTAACCCTTCTTATCTATCTAATACTCTTGTTTAAACAAGAACCTAAGTAGAGATATGATTTCAGTTTCTACATAAATGATAGAAAAggcccaatacctcgacggtgtatgagatgttaagatgtagacagactttacctctacctaagtagagatgctgctttcagtttctacctaaatggtagaaaagaccctccaacctttgcatggatGAGGATCgtatgacctctgtctccaaaggCAATAATATTTACCACTGATcgaacctttaaaaaaaatctatagaaagcatatatatattacgagtacaATTTTAATATCTAAAGGGCTAAAACTATTCATTATATCATTCTTGAATACATACAATCCAACTAAACATACTatcaattaaaatttaaaatattaattaattattttctctTAGAATCATCCAACTAACCAATTTTTTTACATTGTCGTTAACAACctaacttaaattatatttaactaGCATTGTACATGTGTAATGCGGCAATAATGGTGGTGACGATGCTCTGGTGGTGAAGGCGACATGTGTTGATGACAACAACTATTGGTGGTGATTTAAAAGATAAGCGTTTAGAGTGTAATTTAGTTAACTAAAAGCGAATTGGGTATTTTCTAATA
This genomic window contains:
- the LOC122600695 gene encoding F-box protein CPR1-like; this translates as MKIMSEYIPLEIQEEILKRLPLRPLISCRSVSKPWKRLIDSPDFIISYGVRHPQPHGFIVRYSVTYDPDDVRYLNLVDSNNDDSFAKQPFLPPIPDLFKIYKYDPTVVGSCNGLLCFIGHNEYPDEDSSCVEMALLWNPSAKKSVGVQVPSMYNNKDFDNFDVVIGFGVCPLTCDPTIIKCCKKKIKNMFSITVPWRVRVFTLSTRTWSILSTKRPRNSVKLEWPQVVIDRFIYWVASDMLVTKHGRSQSPFLIMSFDLTTKAFKEINLTDSLTNPSCTIQTISKLHESLVLLECHREVEEVCCLWMMKEQGVNRSFTKLYNINVPHASIVTLLGFRRTGEIILATKSQQGYEAKLEMYDPNSEVIDDLRINGDHDSFFMCSYMDSLLLVDQINEFVY